The proteins below are encoded in one region of Patescibacteria group bacterium:
- a CDS encoding NAD(P)-binding domain-containing protein: MKKIYEVIIVGAGPAGLFAGLELAKQGVTDVLILEKGNSIKTRTKQETMWGVGGSGTFSDGKLHFSLNLSQERLLDFVERDEAQELLDYVESTLLDFGVTAPVTPTNLEDATCFVKNCQRNNIKLYTRKCRHVGSDVLPSIIGNITDSLAKSRIQIKPNCEVTEFKKEKNIFNIKTNQGDYRAKVLLVAPGRGGTKWLQNIAKDLKIGYEYQKVEIGIRHEFPASVTEEQSKVMYEAIYSVQTPTFDDTVRTLCPCPNGLVAVEDYGSYICVNGHSSSKNESPNSNFALVQEVVLTEPVENTTDYAISIAKLATTLGGGRPLIQRLADLQSGRRSTQSRIAKSNITPSLKDATPGDISMALPYRIVRNLLETLEILDKVLPGINAGSNFLYAPEIKLRGSRIITNKFLETQIKGLFVAGDGAGVSGNIVGAAATGVIAARGINSVFLKK; encoded by the coding sequence ATGAAAAAAATTTATGAGGTCATAATTGTTGGCGCTGGTCCCGCTGGTCTTTTTGCCGGATTAGAGCTTGCAAAACAGGGTGTAACAGATGTTTTAATTTTGGAAAAAGGAAATAGCATTAAAACCAGAACAAAGCAGGAAACCATGTGGGGAGTGGGTGGTTCGGGAACTTTTAGTGACGGCAAATTGCATTTTAGTTTAAATTTAAGCCAAGAAAGGCTTTTGGATTTTGTAGAAAGAGATGAGGCTCAAGAGCTTTTGGATTATGTAGAAAGCACGCTTTTGGATTTTGGGGTTACGGCTCCTGTTACCCCAACCAATCTGGAGGATGCTACTTGCTTTGTTAAAAACTGCCAAAGAAATAACATAAAACTTTATACCCGTAAGTGTCGTCATGTAGGAAGCGATGTTTTGCCTAGTATTATTGGCAATATTACAGATAGTCTTGCGAAATCGAGGATACAAATAAAACCCAACTGCGAAGTCACGGAGTTTAAAAAGGAGAAAAATATCTTTAATATTAAAACCAACCAGGGAGACTACCGTGCAAAAGTACTACTTGTTGCTCCTGGACGAGGGGGAACCAAGTGGCTTCAAAATATTGCCAAAGATTTAAAAATTGGCTATGAATACCAAAAAGTTGAGATTGGCATCCGTCATGAATTCCCTGCTTCGGTTACCGAGGAACAATCAAAGGTAATGTACGAGGCAATTTATAGTGTACAAACCCCAACTTTTGATGATACCGTTCGGACACTTTGCCCTTGTCCTAATGGTCTTGTAGCAGTTGAGGATTACGGGTCTTATATTTGTGTCAACGGGCATTCCAGTTCCAAAAACGAATCCCCCAATAGTAATTTTGCTCTGGTGCAAGAGGTGGTTTTAACCGAGCCTGTGGAAAACACCACTGATTATGCAATTTCTATCGCAAAGTTGGCAACAACTCTTGGCGGGGGAAGACCTTTAATTCAGCGGTTGGCTGATTTGCAGAGTGGTAGAAGAAGCACGCAATCCAGAATTGCCAAAAGCAATATTACCCCAAGTTTAAAAGACGCTACCCCCGGAGATATCTCCATGGCGCTACCATACAGAATCGTGAGAAACCTTTTGGAGACGCTGGAGATTTTGGATAAAGTTTTACCGGGAATTAACGCTGGTTCCAATTTTTTATACGCGCCAGAAATAAAACTGCGAGGCTCCAGAATTATAACCAATAAATTTTTGGAGACACAAATTAAAGGGTTGTTTGTGGCGGGAGATGGGGCGGGGGTTTCGGGTAACATTGTCGGCGCCGCCGCAACCGGTGTTATCGCCGCAAGGGGAATTAACTCTGTTTTTCTCAAAAAATAG